The Amycolatopsis viridis genome window below encodes:
- a CDS encoding CapA family protein — protein sequence MRIRLVLAGVAAGALLAACFAPADDPAQSGAQSGAQPGARPAAPPADPGFSVVATGDVLIHPELTGQATADGGGRRDYRPLLAGIRDTVSAADLAICHLETPLAPAAGPFRGYPEFSAPPEIAGALAATGYDDCSTASNHTLDQGGDGVNRTLDDLDQAGVRHTGSARTPQEARTPLVLDVHGVKVGHVSYTFGFNGKQPPTEWVSNPLDANAVLAGARAARAAGAQVVIASLHWGTEYQHEPTADQQRIAQRVLADPAVDLIIGHHAHVVQPIEKISGKWVAYGLGNSIARHSEPHGDTEEGLIGRFHFTRTGRGWTVDRAEYVPTVIDLGPPIRLRTAGDPALNPARAAQALARTDEVVLSRGAAAQGLTRG from the coding sequence ATGCGGATCCGCTTGGTCCTCGCGGGCGTCGCGGCCGGCGCGCTGCTCGCCGCCTGTTTCGCTCCGGCCGACGACCCGGCGCAGTCCGGTGCGCAGTCCGGTGCGCAGCCCGGTGCCCGCCCGGCCGCTCCGCCCGCCGATCCCGGGTTCAGCGTCGTGGCGACCGGGGACGTGCTGATCCATCCGGAGCTGACCGGCCAGGCCACCGCCGACGGTGGCGGCCGGCGGGACTACCGGCCGTTGCTGGCCGGGATCCGGGACACCGTCAGCGCCGCCGACCTGGCGATCTGTCACCTGGAGACCCCGCTCGCGCCGGCTGCGGGCCCGTTCCGGGGCTACCCCGAGTTCAGTGCGCCACCGGAGATCGCGGGGGCGCTCGCCGCCACCGGCTACGACGACTGCTCGACCGCGTCGAACCACACCCTCGACCAGGGCGGCGACGGGGTGAACCGGACGCTCGACGACCTGGACCAGGCCGGGGTCCGGCACACCGGGTCGGCGCGCACCCCGCAGGAGGCCCGCACCCCGCTGGTGCTCGACGTGCACGGGGTGAAGGTCGGGCACGTGTCCTACACGTTCGGGTTCAACGGCAAGCAGCCGCCCACGGAATGGGTGTCGAATCCGCTCGACGCGAACGCCGTGCTGGCCGGGGCGCGGGCCGCCCGGGCGGCGGGCGCCCAGGTCGTCATCGCCAGCCTGCACTGGGGCACCGAATACCAGCACGAGCCGACCGCCGACCAGCAGCGCATCGCGCAGCGGGTGCTGGCCGATCCGGCCGTCGACCTGATCATCGGCCACCACGCGCACGTGGTGCAGCCGATCGAGAAGATCTCGGGCAAGTGGGTCGCCTACGGTCTGGGCAACTCGATCGCCCGGCACTCCGAACCGCACGGGGACACCGAGGAGGGCCTGATCGGCCGGTTCCACTTCACCCGCACCGGTCGGGGGTGGACGGTCGACCGGGCCGAGTACGTGCCGACCGTGATCGACCTCGGCCCGCCGATCCGGCTGCGCACCGCCGGCGACCCGGCGCTGAACCCCGCCCGCGCCGCGCAGGCGCTCGCCCGGACCGACGAGGTCGTCCTCAGCCGCGGCGCGGCGGCACAGGGCCTCACCCGCGGCTGA